From the genome of Ziziphus jujuba cultivar Dongzao chromosome 6, ASM3175591v1, one region includes:
- the LOC107430300 gene encoding uncharacterized protein LOC107430300 — translation MSTLSLNAPPSLSFSSSFQQVRSLSFLCGSRASNLVFKFRRSFPSVRASSGFSSSLDTGSSTELEAVSKFSEIVPDTVVFDDFERFPPTAATVSSSLLLGICSLPDTIFRNAVEMALADSECYGLDNTDARLSCFANKALVNVGGDLAKLVPGRVSTEVDARLAYDTHGIIRKVHDLLKLYNKIDVPAERLLFKIPSTWQGIEASRLLESEGIQTHLTFVYSFAQAAAAAQAGTSVIQIFVGRVRDWARTHSGDPEIEAALRKGEDPGLALVTKAYNYIHKYGHKSKLMAAAVRNKQDLFSLLGVDYIIAPLKVLQSLKESVIAPDEKYSFVRRLSPESVAMYSFTELELTKWDQLTLASAMGPAAVELLATGLEGYINQAKRVEELFGKIWPPPNV, via the exons ATGTCGACGCTCTCATTGAACGCTCCGCCATCTCtatctttctcttcttctttccaG CAAGTGAGAAGTTTGAGCTTCCTATGTGGATCCAGAGCTTCTAATTTGGTCTTCAAGTTTCGTAGATCTTTTCCATCTGTCCGAGCTTCGTCTGGTTTCTCTTCCTCCCTCGACACCG GCTCAAGCACCGAATTGGAAGCTGTCTCTAAGTTCAGTGAGATAGTGCCGGACACTGTTGTTTTCGATGATTTCGAGAG ATTCCCTCCAACAGCTGCTACAGTTAGCTCTTCTCTCCTCTTGGGTATATGTAGCCTTCCAGATACCATATTTAGA AATGCTGTGGAAATGGCTTTGGCAGATTCAGAGTGTTATGGGCTGGACAACACTGATGCAAGATTATCATGTTTTGCTAACAAG GCTTTAGTGAATGTTGGTGGCGATTTGGCCAAACTGGTTCCTGGTCGTGTTTCAACAGAGGTGGATGCACGACTTGCTTATGACACCCATGGCATCATCAGGAAG gtGCATGACTTGTTGAAGTTATACAATAAAATTGACGTCCCAGCTGAGCGTTTGTTGTTCAAAATTCCTTCAACTTGGCAA GGAATAGAGGCGTCAAGATTACTGGAATCTGAGGGCATACAAACGCATTTAACTTTTGTATATag cTTTGCTCAAGCTGCAGCTGCAGCCCAAGCTGGTACTTCTGTTATTCAGATTTTTGTTGGCCGCGTTAGG GATTGGGCTCGCACTCATTCGGGTGACCCTGAGATAGAAGCTGCTCTTAGAAAAGGAGAGGACCCAGGGTTAGCCTTG GTGACAAAGGCTTATAATTACATCCACAAATATGGACATAAATCAAAGTTGATGGCTGCAGCAGTTCGTAATAAGCAGGATTTGTTCAGCCTTCTTGG GGTTGACTATATTATTGCACCACTGAAGGTATTGCAATCTCTCAAGGAATCTGTCATTGCTCCTGATGAGAAGTACTCGTTTGTGAGGAGGCTGTCCCCAGAATCTGTTGCCATGTATAGTTTTACCGAATTAGag CTTACAAAGTGGGACCAATTGACCCTTGCATCAGCCATGGGTCCAGCAGCCGTAGAGCTTCTGGCTACCGGACTGGAAGGTTATATTAATCAAGCAAAGCGAGTTGAGGAGTTATTTGGGAAGATTTGGCCACCTCCAAATGTGTAA